In Geobacter anodireducens, a genomic segment contains:
- a CDS encoding amino acid-binding protein, with amino-acid sequence MTKDSIVHFALSVVGKDRPGIVAGTTGILYRLGCNIEDSSSTMLGGEFAMILIISHPTPFTKDRLLEEFRVLGEEMDLTVSARTMTPDEAEYLAPEGEICMLSVYGSDKPGIVYRVTRELAGRGINITDLNTKLVGKAGEPVYVMMIEAALPEGISVDQVSAMLEEIRKELNVEISVRSITPVSL; translated from the coding sequence ATGACCAAGGATTCCATCGTCCATTTCGCCCTTTCCGTCGTCGGCAAGGACCGGCCCGGCATCGTTGCCGGCACCACCGGCATTCTCTACCGGCTCGGCTGCAACATCGAGGACTCCAGCTCCACCATGCTGGGAGGAGAGTTTGCCATGATCCTCATCATCTCCCACCCCACGCCGTTCACCAAGGACCGGCTGCTCGAAGAATTCCGGGTGCTTGGCGAGGAGATGGATCTCACCGTCTCCGCCCGCACCATGACCCCCGATGAGGCGGAATACCTTGCCCCCGAGGGGGAAATCTGCATGCTGTCGGTCTATGGGTCGGACAAACCGGGCATCGTCTACCGGGTGACCAGGGAGCTGGCCGGGCGCGGCATCAACATCACCGACCTCAACACCAAGCTGGTGGGAAAGGCGGGTGAGCCGGTCTACGTGATGATGATCGAGGCCGCGCTGCCGGAGGGGATCTCGGTGGACCAGGTGTCGGCCATGCTTGAAGAAATCAGGAAGGAGCTGAATGTGGAGATCTCGGTGCGCTCCATCACACCGGTTTCCCTCTGA
- a CDS encoding peptide deformylase, with protein sequence MPAQTILQYPHPVLKKVCHTVAAIDETIRGLVDDLVETMREGPGSVGVAAPQIGVTLRVCVIDVSGSRHGKDNNHGLLLMVNPEIVDRSGNAVMREGCMSVPDYTGDVERATQVRVRFLDGADGTEREITASGFEAVAIQHEMDHLDGILFLDRIVSIKTGLFRRKNYK encoded by the coding sequence ATGCCAGCACAGACCATACTGCAGTATCCCCATCCCGTCCTGAAGAAGGTATGCCATACCGTTGCGGCCATCGACGAAACCATCAGGGGGCTGGTCGACGACCTGGTCGAGACCATGCGCGAAGGTCCCGGCTCCGTGGGCGTTGCCGCCCCCCAGATCGGCGTCACCCTGCGAGTCTGCGTCATTGACGTCTCGGGCAGCCGCCACGGCAAGGACAACAACCACGGGCTGCTCCTCATGGTCAATCCGGAGATCGTTGACCGGTCGGGCAATGCGGTCATGCGCGAAGGGTGCATGAGCGTCCCCGACTACACGGGTGACGTGGAGCGCGCCACCCAGGTCCGGGTCCGCTTCCTGGACGGCGCGGACGGCACGGAGCGGGAGATCACGGCCTCCGGCTTCGAGGCTGTCGCCATCCAGCACGAGATGGACCACCTGGACGGCATCCTGTTTCTGGACCGTATCGTCTCGATCAAAACGGGCCTCTTCCGGCGGAAAAACTACAAGTAA
- a CDS encoding acyl-CoA thioesterase has product MEFRIYYEDTDAGGVVYHARYLGFFERGRCEYLRERGLSVRELADRGCIFPVVRMEIDYRAPAMLDDLVRVETEVLEVGKTSFTVGQQVVRCLDGKLLVGGKVTLVCVGPGMKPKRLPAELVQTLMPEAP; this is encoded by the coding sequence GTGGAATTTCGAATTTACTATGAAGACACCGACGCCGGCGGCGTGGTCTATCATGCGCGCTACCTGGGCTTTTTCGAGCGGGGACGATGCGAGTACCTGCGGGAGCGCGGACTTTCGGTTCGGGAACTGGCCGACCGAGGCTGCATCTTTCCGGTCGTGCGGATGGAGATCGACTACCGTGCCCCGGCAATGCTGGACGATCTGGTCCGGGTGGAGACCGAGGTGCTCGAGGTGGGCAAGACCTCCTTCACCGTGGGGCAGCAGGTGGTGCGCTGCCTGGACGGCAAGTTGCTGGTTGGGGGCAAGGTGACCCTCGTCTGCGTCGGGCCGGGCATGAAGCCCAAGCGTCTCCCCGCCGAACTGGTCCAGACCCTGATGCCGGAGGCGCCGTGA